From a region of the Chloroflexota bacterium genome:
- a CDS encoding RAMP superfamily CRISPR-associated protein: MSLYYLKIELKSDATFGRGDGIAGLVDVEVEQDCFGLPYLRGRTLKGLWREECENLIAIHPNGKFLQHECNKLFGIGGSITDASGLLYVGDACLPDLVRVAIQQAHLNPHEVLTSLTGVRRQTKIDDKGIADAYTLRAMRVILRTTTFISPITCPALSQAQESILLAGCYALRHLGTSRNRGRGEVQCRLFAHDGSELSLVMLPDVMEKPA; the protein is encoded by the coding sequence ATGAGCCTGTATTATCTTAAAATTGAGTTGAAAAGCGATGCCACCTTTGGTCGTGGCGATGGCATTGCGGGCTTGGTTGATGTGGAAGTTGAACAGGACTGCTTTGGGTTGCCCTATTTGCGTGGGCGCACCTTGAAGGGTTTATGGCGTGAAGAGTGCGAAAATTTAATTGCCATCCATCCTAATGGTAAATTTTTGCAGCATGAATGCAATAAGCTCTTTGGGATTGGTGGGAGTATAACCGATGCTAGCGGTTTATTATACGTTGGCGATGCCTGTCTTCCCGATCTCGTTCGCGTGGCGATTCAACAGGCGCACCTCAATCCCCATGAGGTTTTAACCAGCCTAACTGGTGTGCGCCGCCAAACCAAGATCGATGATAAAGGTATTGCCGATGCCTATACTTTACGAGCAATGCGGGTGATTCTGCGGACTACTACATTTATTAGCCCAATTACCTGCCCAGCATTGTCTCAAGCACAAGAATCGATCTTGCTGGCTGGTTGTTATGCCTTGCGCCACCTTGGAACAAGCCGTAATCGTGGCCGTGGTGAAGTTCAATGTCGCCTGTTCGCTCACGATGGTAGCGAATTGAGCCTTGTCATGTTGCCTGATGTTATGGAGAAACCGGCATGA
- a CDS encoding RAMP superfamily CRISPR-associated protein — MAFDFYVPTNPDLLYKDRETRYIFARTLIHGRLELQSPTLISNGASDLPTDMALLRDLVEARALIPGSSIAGALRAYLKQFGYDAAALFGAELSHEASEGDQSALLVSDALSTTIVASMVRDGVRIDGATRTASAGAKYDLELLPAGTCFDLYFELLHEVPFDAEKKYPKWDDSINYNQQRLELLAQALYGLEAEQIALGMRKQRGLGLCKVTNWQIWHYRLTEPRQMLQWLEFDRAKPPEAHYTGPSIGAGLDLPLAQLPRNQCQIQVEFGLDQSLLIRSASSDPYAPDDRYLETRLADGKLYPVIPGTSWAGIIRHRAEKILATLKNNAQTLPAPDGLISALFGYVATDAKARTSKAQKSRVRVHDSLIYPADTDYIQTRIAVDRFTGGPFPSALLAEQPVWGLPETKIFLDLTIQDAKDYDLGLLLLVIKDLWLGDLTVGGEQSIGRGVLTGQAFNLWINGEAYHFRQADGQLMLEPKTADALQAFVASLLEEGLNVSTNPN; from the coding sequence ATGGCGTTTGATTTTTATGTGCCCACTAACCCAGACTTACTCTATAAAGACCGTGAAACCCGCTATATCTTTGCACGAACGCTGATTCATGGGCGGCTTGAATTGCAATCGCCCACCTTAATTAGTAATGGTGCGAGCGATTTACCAACCGATATGGCCTTGCTGCGCGATTTGGTTGAGGCTCGTGCGTTAATTCCAGGTAGCTCGATTGCTGGAGCACTGCGAGCCTATTTGAAGCAGTTTGGCTATGATGCTGCTGCGTTATTTGGGGCAGAATTATCGCATGAAGCGAGTGAGGGCGATCAAAGTGCGCTCTTGGTGAGCGATGCGCTGAGCACCACGATTGTCGCATCGATGGTGCGCGATGGCGTGCGGATTGATGGAGCCACCCGTACTGCTAGCGCTGGGGCTAAGTATGATCTGGAGTTGTTGCCGGCTGGCACATGCTTCGATTTGTATTTTGAGTTGCTCCATGAAGTGCCGTTCGATGCTGAAAAGAAATACCCAAAGTGGGATGATTCGATTAATTATAATCAACAACGACTTGAACTATTGGCCCAAGCATTATATGGCTTGGAAGCTGAACAGATTGCCTTGGGTATGCGTAAACAGCGGGGTTTAGGCTTGTGCAAAGTCACCAATTGGCAAATTTGGCATTATCGTTTGACTGAGCCTAGGCAAATGTTGCAATGGTTGGAGTTTGATCGGGCAAAGCCCCCAGAAGCCCACTATACTGGACCAAGTATCGGTGCAGGCTTAGATCTGCCATTGGCTCAATTGCCTCGAAACCAATGCCAGATTCAGGTTGAATTTGGGCTTGATCAATCGTTGCTGATTCGTTCGGCGAGCAGTGACCCTTATGCACCAGATGATCGCTACCTCGAAACCCGGTTAGCCGATGGCAAGCTCTATCCGGTGATTCCAGGCACCAGTTGGGCTGGCATTATCCGCCATCGAGCTGAGAAGATTTTGGCAACCCTCAAAAACAACGCCCAAACTCTGCCCGCTCCTGATGGATTGATCTCAGCATTATTTGGCTATGTGGCAACTGATGCCAAGGCACGAACCAGTAAGGCTCAAAAAAGTCGGGTGCGCGTTCACGATAGTTTAATTTACCCAGCAGATACCGATTATATTCAAACGCGGATCGCGGTTGATCGGTTTACTGGTGGGCCATTCCCGAGTGCCTTATTGGCTGAACAACCAGTTTGGGGCTTGCCAGAGACCAAGATATTCCTCGACCTAACAATTCAAGATGCTAAGGATTATGATCTTGGGTTGCTCTTATTGGTGATAAAAGATCTTTGGCTGGGTGATTTGACGGTTGGCGGCGAGCAAAGTATCGGGCGCGGTGTGTTGACTGGACAGGCATTCAACCTGTGGATTAACGGTGAGGCTTATCATTTTCGCCAAGCTGATGGCCAATTAATGCTTGAGCCAAAAACTGCTGATGCATTACAAGCGTTTGTTGCTAGCTTGTTAGAGGAGGGCTTAAATGTTTCAACCAATCCCAATTGA
- a CDS encoding TIGR03984 family CRISPR-associated protein, whose translation MFQPIPIEPQIDLVAWLQTQAEINYCQWLLAHSLDCVIWGKFEHGKLQLGCDAAKLNFDTLQQCRIFGPKAEVLLWPNTNGWQAVVITDPVESDEYIDEWQMLWGIAGEPSKTFSGFTRLTDGIQGMQHTLPLLFEPQDRYFGQADDQQPKHRPARLKVRHILDFDSNTGAAYIRASRLVELSAKEIEHGDRS comes from the coding sequence ATGTTTCAACCAATCCCAATTGAGCCACAGATTGATTTGGTGGCATGGTTGCAAACCCAAGCCGAAATCAACTACTGCCAATGGTTATTGGCCCATAGCCTTGATTGTGTCATCTGGGGCAAATTTGAGCATGGCAAACTCCAGTTGGGTTGTGATGCTGCAAAACTCAACTTTGATACCTTGCAACAATGCCGAATCTTTGGCCCCAAGGCTGAAGTATTGCTGTGGCCAAATACGAACGGTTGGCAAGCAGTGGTAATTACTGATCCTGTTGAATCAGACGAATATATTGATGAATGGCAAATGCTATGGGGCATCGCTGGCGAACCATCCAAAACATTTAGCGGCTTTACCAGATTAACCGATGGGATTCAAGGCATGCAACATACCTTACCCTTGCTATTTGAGCCGCAAGATCGTTATTTTGGGCAAGCTGATGACCAACAACCTAAGCATCGGCCCGCTCGCTTGAAGGTGCGCCATATTTTAGATTTTGATTCCAATACTGGAGCCGCCTATATTCGAGCCAGCCGTTTAGTCGAATTAAGTGCTAAGGAGATTGAGCATGGCGACCGTTCCTGA
- a CDS encoding TIGR03986 family CRISPR-associated RAMP protein has protein sequence MATVPEHLHEINAREAFAPYNFIPLPEKAVPAEVVLEQQRVVIKAEHQPKEAQYLVRHDQYFADRHTGTITCTLRTETPLYVRCGLNARQFKDSIQEVEQQQQSNEARTAPTKNKPDFFASPGQRAVIPGSSLRGLMRSLVEIVSHSKIDLVTRKYLFFRSVDTTNLGMHYRQRMTNQVRAGFLRLQADNSRVIEETEFYKLPIAVLEKHIWQRYTNYRSTKLPNERYQYTTIWVLPLNKYKIKEVSLSQPQGNDWLPATLVITGNVPGKKHEYVLIQQRPQQVFRLENEQLQRFHDEDQLSQWQTQAFPQRDKLRKRKGELLDDQPIFFIVDPANPQKVSFFGRAGMFRLPYTNSPYDLIPPHLRVGSDDAPIDLAEAMFGFVHQEVNVEPNQITSYASRLRFSDAKLVNQQLPDAELWDTEITPPILASPKPTTFQHYLTQDATDRQSLRHYGDDRNDTTIRGYKQYWHHGRFAAQDRHKPDANADSTQTTRMRPVKSGVEFQFQIGFENLSDVELGALIYVLELAASPNHRLKLGMGKPFGFGSIAINYHIATTNRQAHYSQLFNQGQNTWLRAERDWIDQDLLAKQQAFCTYILQHSGEQERGFSEFNHIPRIQQLLAMLEWDVARFEQTEPRSWAELVRYMEIERKEDGRKRNEYRDRPVLPTPLRVIKRTPIKPKKPEKPLKVNQTVSGTIVGRVNRQVWDVRLDNKKLVYAKIIGNSINPQHLNNGKRVDVRIVSLEDDAVQEIRKIQ, from the coding sequence ATGGCGACCGTTCCTGAACATTTGCATGAGATTAATGCCCGTGAGGCCTTTGCGCCCTATAATTTTATTCCGCTGCCCGAAAAAGCTGTGCCTGCCGAAGTGGTTTTAGAGCAACAGCGGGTTGTGATCAAAGCTGAACACCAACCGAAAGAGGCTCAATATTTGGTGCGCCACGATCAATATTTTGCCGATCGGCATACCGGCACAATTACTTGCACCCTCAGAACTGAAACGCCGTTGTATGTGCGTTGTGGGTTAAATGCTAGGCAATTCAAGGATTCAATCCAAGAAGTTGAGCAGCAACAGCAATCGAATGAAGCCCGTACCGCTCCAACCAAAAATAAACCCGATTTCTTTGCCTCACCTGGTCAACGTGCGGTCATTCCTGGGAGCAGTTTACGCGGCTTAATGCGCAGCTTGGTCGAAATTGTGAGCCATAGCAAAATCGATTTGGTCACCCGCAAGTATTTATTTTTTCGAAGTGTTGATACTACAAACTTAGGTATGCACTACCGTCAGCGCATGACCAACCAAGTGCGGGCTGGTTTTTTACGTTTGCAAGCTGATAATAGCCGGGTGATTGAAGAAACTGAATTTTATAAGCTTCCAATTGCTGTTTTAGAAAAGCATATTTGGCAACGCTATACCAACTATCGCAGCACTAAGTTACCAAATGAACGATATCAATATACGACGATTTGGGTTTTACCACTTAATAAGTATAAAATTAAAGAAGTAAGCCTGAGCCAACCTCAAGGTAACGATTGGCTACCTGCAACTTTAGTGATAACTGGCAATGTGCCTGGTAAAAAGCATGAATATGTCTTGATTCAACAACGACCGCAACAGGTGTTTCGCCTAGAAAACGAACAACTTCAACGCTTTCACGATGAAGATCAGTTGAGTCAATGGCAGACTCAAGCATTTCCCCAACGGGATAAGTTAAGGAAGCGTAAAGGGGAGTTGCTCGATGACCAACCAATCTTTTTTATTGTCGATCCCGCTAATCCACAGAAAGTTAGCTTTTTCGGGCGGGCCGGAATGTTTCGCTTGCCCTATACTAACAGCCCCTACGATTTGATTCCACCGCATTTGCGGGTTGGTAGTGATGATGCCCCAATTGATCTAGCCGAAGCGATGTTTGGTTTTGTGCATCAAGAAGTCAATGTTGAGCCTAACCAGATTACGAGTTATGCTAGCCGCTTACGGTTTAGCGATGCCAAGCTGGTTAATCAGCAACTGCCTGATGCTGAGCTATGGGATACTGAAATTACTCCGCCGATTCTAGCATCGCCAAAACCCACAACCTTCCAACACTACCTGACCCAAGATGCAACCGACCGTCAATCATTGCGCCATTATGGCGACGATCGCAATGACACAACCATTCGGGGTTATAAACAATACTGGCATCATGGCCGATTTGCGGCTCAAGATCGGCATAAACCTGATGCTAATGCTGATTCGACCCAAACCACCCGTATGCGTCCAGTCAAATCGGGAGTCGAGTTTCAATTTCAGATTGGCTTTGAAAATCTGAGCGATGTGGAGTTAGGAGCCTTAATCTATGTGCTTGAACTAGCGGCTAGCCCCAACCATCGCCTAAAACTGGGTATGGGCAAGCCGTTTGGCTTTGGCTCGATTGCAATTAACTATCACATTGCGACCACCAACCGCCAAGCCCACTACAGTCAGTTGTTTAATCAAGGCCAGAATACTTGGCTGCGAGCTGAACGCGATTGGATTGATCAGGATTTACTGGCTAAGCAGCAAGCCTTTTGTACTTATATTCTGCAACACAGCGGCGAGCAAGAGCGCGGCTTCAGCGAATTCAATCATATCCCACGCATCCAGCAATTGCTTGCCATGCTCGAATGGGATGTAGCACGCTTTGAACAAACTGAGCCACGATCATGGGCCGAACTTGTGCGCTATATGGAAATTGAGCGGAAAGAGGATGGTAGAAAGCGTAATGAATATCGGGATCGCCCAGTGCTCCCTACCCCATTACGTGTGATCAAGCGAACCCCGATTAAACCAAAAAAACCTGAGAAGCCGCTCAAAGTCAATCAGACTGTTTCTGGAACGATTGTTGGTCGGGTAAATAGGCAGGTTTGGGATGTTCGACTAGATAATAAAAAGCTCGTCTATGCAAAAATTATCGGTAATTCGATTAATCCCCAACATCTCAATAATGGCAAGCGCGTTGATGTACGCATTGTCTCGCTTGAAGACGATGCAGTGCAGGAAATTCGTAAAATTCAATAA
- a CDS encoding PPC domain-containing protein: protein MKFVRIVVLLLLIHGIMPAASYANPDVPQAATLEWDRLYVATSEGTDVWLRIKVVGAGPTEAVNLKFIYGTKAQSATPADDYAPIMANQGTITGLDRFALIRIDIYNNSPQYWEPYETFQVELRSDAANTVISGQPRMTIGIIRSRIMNPVVGILESCIHVDEPQDNYPQSAGEINANGGWCNSDFIDEPARALDYYRITQTAGGKLDIRLENTTPDQHDLDLYLYYRDGEGNYLLYLRSTNAGQLADALLNAPIAGNTNYLIGVYWATSTGTKPPTYRLNVTYKP from the coding sequence ATGAAGTTTGTGAGAATTGTCGTTTTGCTTTTGTTGATCCATGGGATTATGCCAGCCGCAAGTTATGCCAACCCCGATGTGCCGCAGGCCGCCACCCTCGAATGGGATCGCCTGTATGTTGCAACTTCTGAAGGAACTGATGTTTGGTTGCGAATTAAGGTGGTCGGTGCTGGCCCAACTGAGGCAGTCAATCTTAAATTTATTTATGGTACCAAGGCGCAGAGTGCAACTCCTGCCGATGATTATGCTCCCATCATGGCAAATCAGGGAACGATCACTGGGCTTGATCGTTTTGCCCTGATCCGCATTGATATCTATAACAACAGCCCTCAGTATTGGGAACCTTACGAAACCTTTCAGGTTGAGCTACGCTCGGATGCCGCCAATACAGTGATTAGTGGTCAACCACGCATGACGATTGGGATTATTCGTTCACGGATTATGAATCCAGTGGTGGGGATTTTAGAATCGTGTATTCACGTTGATGAGCCTCAGGATAATTATCCTCAATCGGCTGGCGAAATTAATGCCAACGGCGGGTGGTGTAATAGCGATTTTATTGATGAGCCAGCGCGAGCACTTGATTATTATCGCATTACGCAAACAGCAGGCGGAAAATTAGATATTCGGCTGGAAAATACCACGCCTGATCAACACGATCTCGATTTGTATCTCTATTACCGCGATGGGGAAGGCAATTATCTGCTCTATTTGCGCTCAACCAATGCTGGGCAACTAGCAGATGCGCTTTTAAATGCACCAATCGCTGGTAA